The Setaria italica strain Yugu1 chromosome IX, Setaria_italica_v2.0, whole genome shotgun sequence genome has a window encoding:
- the LOC101759975 gene encoding uncharacterized protein LOC101759975 has protein sequence MAAHRELLLLLLAAAVVAALAAATVASADDAKPTILTPVAQTPLGSFDGDTPASDDDSVEDDDDAAPVGSPTGATMTEPTPEMPSPPGTQATAGGAAASAAAPAALGAVVAARVGAAAAVVAAAAFAF, from the coding sequence ATGGCCGCGCACCGggagctgctcctcctcctcctcgccgccgcggtcgtcgcggccctggccgccgccaccgtcgcctccGCCGACGACGCCAAGCCGACCATCCTCACCCCCGTCGCGCAGACCCCGCTCGGCTCCTTCGACGGCGACACGCCGGCCTCCGACGACGACTccgtcgaggacgacgacgacgccgcgccCGTCGGATCGCCCACCGGCGCCACCATGACCGAGCCCACCCCCGAGATGCCCTCCCCGCCCGGCACCCAAGCTACTGCCGGAGGAgccgccgccagcgcggcggcgcccgccgccctcGGGGCCGTCGTCGCGGCTCGTGTCGGCGCAGCCGCGGCGGTGGTCGCCGCAGCAGCCTTCGCCTTCTGA
- the LOC101760797 gene encoding wall-associated receptor kinase 5, translating to MKVRSVHLGLVGLLLVLAAQEAPAIAVPGPQCQKQCGGVDIHYPFGIGDNCSRSGFNVSCQEVQDGVYKPFLGDFELLNISLIHGTIRELNHISTYCYNSSDGGFMSSSTWSFDASNTPFRFSDVHNKFTVIGCNTLAYIVDNTDKGYQSGCVSTCQNLSDLADASSCSGLGCCQTDIPKGMGFYNVSFDRGFDTSQISRLGLGGCSYAVLMEAAEFNFSTTYINTTDFNDTKIGRAPVVMDWAIREGTSSCEVAKRDDSTYACLSSNSKCVVSPNGPGYLCNCSNGYEGNPYLPDGCHDADECKNSPCPSGGACHNTVGGYRCSCPVGRKFNQRSNTCDPDTTLITGVAIGFFLVVIFSSFGYMILQKRKLNQVKQEHFRQHGGMILFERMRSEKGLAFTVFSEAELVKATDNYDKSRIIGKGGHGTVYKGIVKGNMHVAIKRCALIDERQKKEFGQEMLILSQINHKNIVKLEGCCLEVEVPMLVYEFIPNGTLYELIHGKNQALQIPFSTLLRIAHEAAEGLNFLHSYASPPIIHGDVKSANILLDSNYMAKVSDFGASVLAPSDKEQYVTMVQGTCGYLDPEYMQTCQLTEKSDVYSFGVILLEVLTGQEPLKLDGPEKQRSLSSNFLSAMKENNLNAILPSHMKGQESNELIRGLAELAKQCLDMCGSNRPLMKEIADELGRLRKLSLHPWVQINAEMIETQSLLSGTPTASFEIEAGTTGYPTQEGENLPMNPRSSYYAR from the exons ATGAAAGTGCGCTCGGTACATCTTGGGCTTGTTGGTCTTCTACTTGTATTGGCGGCACAGGAGGCCCCTGCTATTGCGGTTCCTGGCCCTCAATGCCAAAAGCAGTGCGGTGGTGTTGACATCCATTACCCATTCGGCATCGGTGACAACTGCTCGCGGTCAGGCTTTAACGTCAGCTGCCAGGAGGTCCAAGATGGCGTCTACAAGCCATTCCTCGGTGATTTTGAGCTGCTCAACATTTCCTTGATCCATGGCACCATCCGGGAGCTGAACCACATCTCGACATACTGCTACAACTCCTCCGACGGTGGTTTCATGAGCAGTAGTACTTGGTCGTTCGACGCGAGCAATACCCCGTTCCGGTTTTCGGACGTCCACAACAAGTTCACCGTCATAGGGTGCAATACCCTCGCCTACATCGTGGACAACACCGACAAGGGCTACCAGAGTGGGTGCGTCTCAACGTGCCAGAATTTGTCAGACCTAGCGGACGCATCATCCTGCTCCGGCTTGGGCTGCTGCCAGACAGACATACCCAAGGGGATGGGCTTCTATAACGTAAGCTTCGACCGTGGCTTCGACACAAGCCAGATTTCGAGGTTGGGCCTCGGCGGTTGCAGCTATGCCGTGCtgatggaggcggcggagttCAATTTCAGCACCACGTACATCAACACGACAGATTTCAACGACACGAAAATTGGGAGGGCACCAGTGGTGATGGACTGGGCGATAAGAGAGGGGACATCCTCGTGTGAGGTCGCCAAACGGGACGACAGCACTTACGCGTGCCTCAGCAGCAACAGCAAATGTGTGGTTTCACCCAATGGGCCAGGGTACCTGTGCAACTGCTCCAATGGGTACGAAGGCAACCCATATCTTCCGGATGGATGCCATG ATGCTGATGAGTGCAAGAACAGTCCATGCCCTTCAGGAGGTGCTTGCCACAACACTGTAGGAGGGTACAGGTGTTCTTGTCCAGTAGGAAGGAAGTTTAACCAGCGAAGCAATACGTGCGACCCTGATACCACATTAATAACAG GAGTCGCAATCGGCTTTTTTCTTGTCGTAATTTTCTCCTCCTTCGGATACATGATTCTTCAGAAGAGAAAACTGAACCAAGTTAAGCAAGAACATTTTCGACAACATGGAGGCATGATTTTGTTTGAGAGGATGAGATCAGAAAAAGGTCTTGCTTTCACGGTATTTAGTGAAGCTGAACTTGTAAAAGCTACAGACAACTACGATAAGAGCAGAATAATTGGAAAGGGAGGTCATGGGACGGTCTACAAAGGGATAGTTAAGGGCAACATGCATGTTGCAATTAAGCGATGTGCACTTATTGATGAAAGGCAAAAGAAAGAATTTGGGCAAGAAATGCTAATACTCTCCCAAATCAACCACAAGAACATTGTCAAACTCGAGGGCTGTTGCCTCGAGGTGGAAGTTCCAATGTTGGTCTATGAGTTCATCCCAAATGGAACACTGTATGAACTTATCCATGGCAAGAACCAAGCATTACAGATCCCCTTCAGCACCCTATTAAGGATTGCTCACGAAGCAGCAGAGGGACTCAATTTCCTCCACTCATATGCATCTCCTCCGATCATCCATGGTGATGTGAAGAGTGCCAACATCCTTCTTGACAGTAACTACATGGCGAAAGTGTCAGATTTTGGAGCCTCCGTACTAGCCCCATCCGACAAAGAGCAATATGTCACAATGGTTCAAGGAACTTGTGGATACCTCGACCCTGAATACATGCAGACATGCCAACTGACAGAGAAAAGTGACGTCTACAGCTTTGGTGTTATCCTTCTTGAGGTCCTCACTGGCCAAGAGCCTCTCAAGTTGGATGGGCCTGAGAAGCAAAGAAGCCTATCATCAAATTTCTTATCCGCTATGAAGGAGAACAATCTTAATGCGATCTTGCCGAGTCACATGAAGGGACAAGAGAGCAATGAACTGATCAGAGGGCTTGCAGAGCTAGCCAAGCAATGCCTGGACATGTGTGGCAGCAACAGACCATTGATGAAGGAGATTGCCGATGAGCTTGGTCGATTGAGGAAGCTTTCGCTGCATCCTTGGGTACAGATCAATGCAGAGATGATAGAGACTCAAAGCCTTCTTAGTGGAACACCAACTGCTAGCTTTGAAATAGAAGCCGGTACAACTGGGTATCCTACACAAGAAGGTGAGAACCTGCCCATGAACCCAAGAAGTTCGTACTATGCTAGGTGA
- the LOC101761201 gene encoding uncharacterized protein LOC101761201, with protein sequence MIPLIAYLFERSSEASPSTIDVTCTKSGNRAPPPLPRLSSSIQRLPLRYKLSRRTPRPNPSCANSPFPAAAVSLSPHTRQRHGRTGHKLPVISDHPLLVRCAGTHSPPSSAFSSQDPDPGGSRRCAPSTSSPTPTAARLPFLQQESVAFIVTEPNPRANHPPQGMARSALYVVALVVAAIALQAPTQASFTYTEEDLASDDSMWALYERWAAHHEVVREHGEKARRFPIFKNNARRNHDKYGNKGKSAINIFGDMTYEEVITVATGLRESDQDEQCSDNFVSQCTLNSQ encoded by the exons ATGATACCATTGATAGCTTACCTGTTCGAGCGCTCCAGCGAGGCTTCGCCTTCAACCATCGACGTCACCTGCACCAAATCAGGAAACAGAGCACCTCCACCATTGCCACGTCTCTCCAGCTCGATCCAGCGCCTCCCTCTCCGCTATAAGTTGTCCAGGAGAACCCCCAGACCGAACCCTAGCTGCGCCAATTctcccttccccgccgccgcggtaaGCCTCTCCCCACACACACGCCAACGCCATGGCCGAACGGGGCACAAGCTCCCGGTGATTTCCGACCACCCCTTGCTCGTCCGCTGCGCCGGGACGcactcgccgccgtcctccgcctTCTCCAGCCAGGATCCGGACCCGGGAGGCTCTAGACGCTGCGCGCCGTCcacgtcttctccgacgccgaccGCCGCTCGCCTTCCTTTTCTCCAGCAAGAATCGGTCGCCTTCATCGTCACCGAGCCTAATCCTCGCGCCAACCACCCACCTCAAG GAATGGCGAGATCGGCACTCTACGTCGTCGCGCTGGTCGTGGCCGCCATCGCGCTGCAGGCCCCGACGCAGGCGAGCTTCACCTACACCGAGGAGGACCTTGCGTCGGATGACTCCATGTGGGCGCTGTACGAGCGCTGGGCCGCGCACCACGAGGTGGTGCGCGAACACGGTGAGAAGGCCAGGCGCTTCCCCATCTTCAAGAACAACGCGCGCCGGAACCACGACAAGTATGGCAACAAGGGAAAGTCCGCCATCAACATCTTCGGTGATATGACCTACGAGGAGGTCATCACTGTTGCGACGGGGTTAAGGGAGAGTGACCAAGATGAACAATGCA GTGACAATTTCGTGTCACAATGCACTCTAAATTCTCAATGA
- the LOC101759072 gene encoding cysteine proteinase EP-B 1 has protein sequence MTLAAVALLVAALALVAMVQAIFYFTAEDLESDEDLWELYGRWAAHHEVVREPGRFPTFKANAHMLHSEQRDVGELMALNVFGDKSFDEVMATTSCLKRTGELLPELEQLPVIDLDLVAATRALPSKVDWRYANAVTDVKK, from the coding sequence ATGACACTTGCCGCCGTCGCTCTCCTCGTGGCTGCCTTGGCCCTGGTGGCCATGGTGCAGGCCATCTTCTACTTCACGGCGGAAGACCTGGAGTCCGACGAGGATTTGTGGGAGTTGTACGGCCGATGGGCTGCTCACCACGAGGTGGTGCGCGAGCCCGGCCGCTTCCCGACCTTCAAGGCGAACGCCCACATGCTCCACAGCGAGCAGCGAGACGTGGGCGAGCTGATGGCCCTCAACGTCTTCGGCGACAAGTCCTTCGACGAGGTCATGGCAACCACGTCGTGCTTGAAGAGAACCGGCGAGTTGCTCCCGGAGCTGGAGCAGTTGCCCGTCATCGAtctcgacctcgtcgccgccacgCGAGCTCTCCCCAGCAAAGTCGACTGGAGGTATGCAAATGCTGTCACTGATGTCAAGAAGTAG
- the LOC101761590 gene encoding GDSL esterase/lipase At3g48460, producing the protein MAMMSMATTASNRLLLALTLSIVVVGAAAAAPPAAAAPPSAFRRVYAFGDSFTDTGNTRSTTGPYSFGYVSSPPYGATFFHRSTNRYSDGRLVVDFLAEALNLPSFLPPYLSLSNASAAAADGGGGVNFAVAGSTAIEHDFFARNNLSLDITPQSIMTQLAWFDDHLRKANESSKVVGDALFWVGEIGANDYAYTVIARDTIPTKLVRTMAVQRITTFVEGLLERGAKYVMVQGLPLTGCLTLAMTLARPDDRDNVSCVASVNRQSYAHNRRLLAALHQLRRRHPDAVIAYADYYAAHLAVMRSPAAYGFTEPFRACCGSGGGDYNFDLFATCGSPAVNTACAQPARYVNWDGVHMTEAMYKVVAGMFFHAGDAYCRPAFSDLLARKAQGKP; encoded by the exons ATGGCGATGATGAGCATGGCGACGACGGCCAGCAACCGTCTCCTCCTCGCTCTGACCCTCTCCATCGTCGTCGTTGGGGCGGCTGCCGCAGCCCCACCAGCGGCGGCAGCCCCGCCGTCGGCGTTCCGGAGGGTGTACGCGTTCGGGGACTCGTTCACGGACACGGGGAACACGCGGTCGACGACGGGGCCATACTCATTCGGCTACGTGTCCAGCCCGCCCTACGGCGCCACCTTCTTCCACCGCTCCACCAACCGCTACTccgacggccgcctcgtcgtcgacTTCCTCGCCGAGGCGCTCAacctcccctccttcctcccgccgtacctctccctctccaacgcctcggcggcggcggcggacggcggcggcggcgtcaactTCGCGGTGGCCGGGTCCACGGCCATCGAGCACGACTTCTTCGCCAGGAACAACCTCAGCCTCGACATCACGCCGCAGTCCATCATGACGCAGCTCGCCTGGTTCGACGACCACCTCCGGAAAGCCAACGAGAGCAGCAAGGTCGTCGGCGACGCGCTCTTCTGGGTGGGCGAGATCGGCGCCAACGACTACGCCTACACCGTCATCGCCCGCGACACCATCCCGACCAAGCTCGTCCGCACCATGGCCGTCCAGAGGATCACCACCTTCGTCGAG GGGTTGCTGGAGCGAGGCGCCAAGTACGTGATGGTGCAGGGTCTGCCGCTGACGGGGTGCCTGACGCTGGCCATGACGCTGGCGCGCCCCGACGACCGCGACAACGTCAGCTGCGTCGCCTCCGTCAACCGGCAGAGCTACGCGCACAACCGCCGCCTCCTGGCGGcactccaccagctccgccGGAGGCACCCGGACGCCGTCATCGCCTACGCCGACTACTACGCCGCCCACCTCGCCGTCATGCGCAGCCCCGCCGCGTACGGTTTCACGGAGCCCTTCCGGGCCTGCTgcggctcgggcggcggcgactacAACTTCGACCTCTTCGCCAcctgcggctcgccggcggtcAACACGGCCTGCGCGCAGCCGGCGAGGTACGTCAACTGGGACGGCGTCCACATGACGGAGGCTATGTACAAGGTCGTCGCCGGCATGTTCTTCCACGCCGGCGACGCCTACTGCCGCCCGGCCTTCAGCGATCTCCTCGCCAGGAAGGCCCAGGGCAAGCCGTGA
- the LOC101762003 gene encoding serine/threonine protein phosphatase 2A 57 kDa regulatory subunit B' theta isoform, which yields MIKQFLGRLPKKPSKSGDKDPIGRPSPSVSHPPLGPRTADRTSNSSSQPPVISSSGLSYGSGMHVGNANSRVNMNGDSASSAFVSLPSFKDVPNSEKQSLFIKKLNLCCTQFDFTDPTKNIKEKEIKRQNLVELVDYIGSASGKFSEASMQEITKMVSANLFRTLSTPPRENKVDGFDLDEEEPVMDPAWSHLQIVYELFLRFIQSPETDAKLAKRYIDHSFVLRLLDLFDSEDPREREYLKMILHRVYGKFMVHRPYIRKAINNIFYQFIYETEKHNGIAELLEILGSIINGFALPLKEEHKLFLVRALIPLHKPKGISMYHQQLSYCITQFVEKDCKLADTVIRGLLKYWPITNSSKEVMFLGELEEILEATQPAEFQKCMVPLFRQIARCLNSSHFQVAERALFLWNNDHIESLIKQNSRVILPIIFPALERNTNGHWNQAVQSLTLNVRKLFSDHDAGLFTECLRKYEEEKAKEKEVKLKQEATWKRLEEIASAKATSGTAVLVSRPLPRQSSAV from the exons ATGATAAAGCAATTCCTTGGACGGCTCCCTAAGAAGCCGTCCAAATCCGGGGATAAGGATCCTATTGGCAGGCCCAGCCCCTCGGTGTCACACCCGCCATTGGGTCCAAGAACTGCAGACAGGACTTCCAATTCGAGTAGCCAGCCACCGGTTATCTCCAGCTCTGGGCTCAGTTATGGGAGTGGCATGCATGTCGGCAATGCAAACTCGAGGGTGAACATGAATGGTGATTCAGCCTCATCTGCCTTTGTGTCCTTACCAAGCTTTAAGGATGTGCCCAACTCAGAGAAACAGAGCTTGTTCATCAAGAAGTTGAACTTGTGCTGCACCCAATTTGACTTCACCGATCCAACAAAGAACATAAAGGAGAAGGAAATAAAGAGGCAAAATTTAGTGGAGCTCGTTGACTATATTGGCTCCGCCAGTGGGAAATTTTCTGAGGCAAGCATGCAAGAGATCACTAAGATGGTTTCTGCAAACCTGTTCAGGACACTGAGTACCCCTCCCAGAGAGAACAAAGTGGATGGCTTTGATCTGGATGAGGAGGAGCCTGTCATGGATCCTGCATGGTCGCACTTACAGATTGTTTATGAGTTGTTCTTGAGGTTCATTCAGTCTCCAGAGACTGATGCCAAGTTGGCTAAAAGATACATCGATCATTCGTTTGTTCTGAGGCTACTTGACCTCTTTGATTCTGAAGACCCTAGGGAGAGAGAGTACCTCAAGATGATACTCCACCGTGTCTATGGAAAGTTCATGGTTCATCGACCATACATTAGGAAAGCCATCAACAACATCTTCTATCAGTTTATCTATGAAACTGAAAAGCACAATGGAATTGCAGAGCTACTGGAGATTTTGGGAAGTATCATCAATGGGTTTGCATTGCCACTTAAGGAAGAGCACAAATTGTTCCTTGTTCGAGCTTTAATTCCACTTCACAAGCCAAAGGGCATTTCAATGTATCATCAGCAGTTGTCTTACTGCATCACCCAGTTTGTCGAAAAGGATTGCAAACTTGCAGATACAGTTATCAGAGGCCTATTGAAATATTGGCCCATCACAAACAGCTCCAAGGAGGTGATGTTTCTGGGAGAGTTGGAGGAGATATTGGAAGCTACACAACCTGCAGAGTTCCAGAAATGCATGGTCCCTCTTTTCCGCCAGATTGCACGGTGCCTGAATAGCTCACACTTTCAG GTTGCTGAGCGAGCGTTATTTTTGTGGAACAATGACCATATCGAGAGTTTGATCAAACAAAATAGTAGGGTCATATTACCTATCATCTTTCCTGCACTGGAGAGGAATACCAACGGGCACTGGAACCAAGCTGTTCAAAGCCTCACTCTAAATGTTCGAAAACTGTTCTCTGACCATGATGCTGGACTATTCACTGAGTGTCTGCGGAAATATGAGGAGGAGAAAGCCAAGGAGAAGGAGGTTAAGTTGAAGCAAGAAGCCACATGGAAACGCCTTGAAGAGATTGCATCAGCGAAAGCAACAAGTGGAACTGCAGTGCTCGTCTCTCGACCCTTGCCCCGTCAATCGTCAGCCGTGTAG